DNA from Prosthecobacter vanneervenii:
CCTCACCCCCTTCATCAAGCGCGGTGGCAAGCTCATCATGATCTCCGGCTCGGCCGATTCCTGCGTCCCCTATCACGCCACACTCGACTATTATGAGCGCGTGGCCGAACGAGTTGGCTCTCTGGACAAGGCGGCCGAGTTTATGAAGCTCTACATTGTTCCAGGCATGAGCCATGGCCCCGGCCCTGGGATCAACAAGCTGCCGGACATGCTCGGCCTCGTCATGACCTGGCGCGAAAAAGGCGAAGCCCCCGGCAAGCTCAGTGCCCAGCGCATCGTGGATGGCAAGACCGAACTCGACATGCCGCTTTATCCCTACCCGGAAAAAACCAGCTGGAACAAGACCGCTGGATTTAAACCCGTCGAAGGCCCGCGTGGCGGCGTGGACCGAGTGTCTGAGCGCTTCAGCCCAAAAGCTGCTGAATAAAGCCAATCGTATCGGGCACGACCCTCATTCCAGCTGGACAACGACACGAAATCCTGTGCCGCTCAGCTGGCGTGGCGGAGATGCATGCCCGCGCCCATCGAGGCGCAGGGCATAGGCTGACGTCTGGTTCCAGGCTCCGCCACGTGTTGTCTTATCGGGCAGTTCCTTGCTCCAGGCATCCAGGCACCACTCGCTGACGTTTCCGCTCAGATCGTAGAGCCCTAGGTCGTTGGCAGGAAATGCGCCCACAGGTGCGGTGGTTGGCCAGGCATCACGCTCAGCCAGCAGAGGTCTGACAAAGGCTGGCACAGTGCCAGCGGCTTCTTGTCCGGCAAAGTTGGCTGGAAAATTGGCCGCAGGCGGCGGCCATGAGCGCCCCCATGGATACGGAGCATGTTCCATAGGGCCCAGCTGCGCATTACGTTCCTGCGGCGTGCCTCCGGATTCCGAGGGCAGTCCGGCTGCAGCACTCCATTCGAGATCCGTTGGCAGACGGTATTGCATGTGCCTCGGCAGCATTCCGGCATCATGCTCACGCTTGGTGAGCCATTTGCAGAATTGCTCAGCCCGCAACCAGCTCACGGCTGAGACAGGATGCAAAACAGTCGCGGCACCTGCCGCACGCTCCCACTCATGCTCAGATTCGAGCCCCGGTTTTTCTTTGGCGAACTCGGCAAAATCACAGCGCCTTGTCTCCCAGATGGAAAACAACACCTTCGTTCCAGGCACTGGCACAAAATTCATGCCCATGCTGTTGCTCCACGGTGCCAGCTTGGAAGCGGTCCGCGGTGTGATCTGAGTCTGGCGGCTGACAGCAAGTCCCGCCCCCAGCAGAGCCAGCACGATGAGTGTCATCCAAACCTTGCCACGAAGGTTGGTTTTCAATGCAGCGTCAAATTCACCGCGGAGTTCTTCAACCGATTGCGGCCTCTTCGCAGGATCTTCCCGAAGACAGCGTGCGATCAGACGGTCCATGGCGCGAGGCACGCCCGTCACACTCGAAGCAGGCTCATAGCTGCCGATCGGCACACGGCCGGTGAGCATCTCGTGCAGCAGCACACCGAGGGAAAAAAGGTCCGCACGTTCATCCACGGCGCCAGCACCAAGCCGCACCTCCGGCGCAATGTAATACGGAGTCCCAAACACATCACCTCCCTGCGTCAGCGTGAGCTGCGGGACACCGCCCTCGCGCAGGAGCTTGGCCAGCGCAAAATCACCCACCCTCACTCTGCCCGCGTCATCCAGCAGGATGTTCGCAGGCTTGATGTCACGATGCACGATCCCGTGGTGATGGGCCTCGCCGATGGCCTGCAGCACCTGATGAAAAAGCTCCACAGCCTCATCCAGGCTCAATGTGCCTTGCTGCAGCCTGTGCGCCAGATCCCCGCCTGCGGCATGCTCGGTCACCAAAAACAGCTGCCCGCCTGGCGTCATCCCGGAGTCAAGCACACGCAGCACATGCGGATGATCAAACGCAGCCAGTGCATGGGCTTCGCGCATAAAGCGGTCTGTGATCTCCTCCTGATTCGCCAGATGCGCAGGCAGAAGCTTGACCGCCACCACGCTGCCATCAGAGGCGCGCAAAGCGCGAAACACCACCCCCATTCCTCCCCGGCCGATCACCTCCATCATTTCATAGCCTGGCACCTGCATCATGCCTTCAGCCTCCACCACTGGCCGGCTCAGCATGCCGGTGATGGAACGTGCCACGCATGCCGGGCACACACCGTCAATGCGGCGCAGGTGGGTGCCGCAGCTGTGGCTTGCCGGTTCCATCACACCTGGGCCTCCGTCTTTGCCAGCACCCGCAGCAGATGCAGGAGCTCTGCATCCACTTCTTCCGGCTCTGCCACGGTCTGCGCCACCTCCACGCGCAGCAGTTCTGCCAGTCGCCGGCGCGCACGGTGCTGCTCCACGGCAAAGGTGCCACGCGCCACTCCCAGCATCTCCGCCGCAGCCATGCCATCACCATGCTCCGGCTGCATCAGCACCGGTTTCAGCGCTTCAAAAAGCTCCGCTTTGCCTCGCTTTGCATAGCTATGCCTCATTGCGCTCAGCGCACGCTCCATGACGGTGACGGCCCACTGCTCGTCATAATGGATGGCGGGTTCATCACTGGCCGGCAGTTCGGGCGCGCCTTCGTCATCCAGTGCCAGAGGTTCCAGACCGCCGCCCCGCCGCTGCGCCGCACGGTCTCGCCGCCAGTGCAGCACATGATAACGAACGGCGGATTTTAAATACGAGCGCAGCGTCCCGCGTGCCTGCTCCGCACGCTGAAATCCCTCACGCCTCAAAAAGATGCTGAAAAAATCCTGCGCCACATCCTCCGCCTCGTCAAATCCGCAGCCCAGCGCACGGATGTAGCCCACCACTGGCTGCCAGTAAATGGAGCACAGCTGGTCCAGCGCGGCATGCGCCGTGGGCTCGTCCCTCGTACGCAGCACCTTGCTCCACATCGTGGCGGGAAAGGGTCGGGCGGCGGAGACGGCGGACATGCGGCAGATTCTCACTGACACCCACCACGCCGGTTTTGTCGAATCTATCTTTTCACCACACTGTAATCTTCAAGTCCAAACAGGCCATCTGAGAGGTGAACCACCCGCCAATTCAGATGAAAAACTCCTGCCTTGCCCTGCTCGCCGTTGTTTCCGCCGCTGTCACATTACCCGCTTACGCCACCGGCCAGCAGGCCCGGTTTGCGCTCGCCGTTCATTCCGAGACCGCCGGTGGCGGCACCAATGGCATTCCGGCCACGCCCAATTTTACCAGCCTCGGCACCACCAAGGTCACCTACCTTCAGTGGCGCGAGGCGCTGATCAATTTTGCCAAACAATGCCAGGCACGCAGCCTGCCGTGGCAGTTCCAGAGCGACTA
Protein-coding regions in this window:
- a CDS encoding bifunctional serine/threonine-protein kinase/formylglycine-generating enzyme family protein, encoding MLSRPVVEAEGMMQVPGYEMMEVIGRGGMGVVFRALRASDGSVVAVKLLPAHLANQEEITDRFMREAHALAAFDHPHVLRVLDSGMTPGGQLFLVTEHAAGGDLAHRLQQGTLSLDEAVELFHQVLQAIGEAHHHGIVHRDIKPANILLDDAGRVRVGDFALAKLLREGGVPQLTLTQGGDVFGTPYYIAPEVRLGAGAVDERADLFSLGVLLHEMLTGRVPIGSYEPASSVTGVPRAMDRLIARCLREDPAKRPQSVEELRGEFDAALKTNLRGKVWMTLIVLALLGAGLAVSRQTQITPRTASKLAPWSNSMGMNFVPVPGTKVLFSIWETRRCDFAEFAKEKPGLESEHEWERAAGAATVLHPVSAVSWLRAEQFCKWLTKREHDAGMLPRHMQYRLPTDLEWSAAAGLPSESGGTPQERNAQLGPMEHAPYPWGRSWPPPAANFPANFAGQEAAGTVPAFVRPLLAERDAWPTTAPVGAFPANDLGLYDLSGNVSEWCLDAWSKELPDKTTRGGAWNQTSAYALRLDGRGHASPPRQLSGTGFRVVVQLE
- a CDS encoding RNA polymerase sigma factor, which produces MSAVSAARPFPATMWSKVLRTRDEPTAHAALDQLCSIYWQPVVGYIRALGCGFDEAEDVAQDFFSIFLRREGFQRAEQARGTLRSYLKSAVRYHVLHWRRDRAAQRRGGGLEPLALDDEGAPELPASDEPAIHYDEQWAVTVMERALSAMRHSYAKRGKAELFEALKPVLMQPEHGDGMAAAEMLGVARGTFAVEQHRARRRLAELLRVEVAQTVAEPEEVDAELLHLLRVLAKTEAQV